The Porphyromonas pogonae genome segment GGTAAAGAATACAAAGATGGAGACTTTGCGACTAATGAACTTACCATCTTGCACGAGCGAGACAAAGAGTTTGTGGCTGAAAATAAGCGTTGGTTTGACGTCAATCGCCTACAAGATGCAACGAAGAAACCTCTCGTATTCTCTGCAAAAGCTAATTATGCCGTAAACTTCAGCCCTTCTGCCGAAGTATTCCCCATTCTGGAAACTAAAGAGGCATACAAAACACTCTGGCCTCTGGACAAGGGTGTTCTTAACTCTGACCCGAAAGTGTTACAAACACCCGGGTATGATAAATAAAGAATAATGCATCACAAGCGGGCCTTCCATGGTCCCTATGGAAGGCTCGCTATTTCCTATTCACCATCTGCATTTGTCTTGCATGCAGATTCAAATCCATAAGCAAGAGAGATAAAATTGCACTCACGATATGCAGCATATCAGGGTACGTTTGGGGCGGATACACAAAATGTACGCCATTACTCAACATTGAATTAAAGACCTTAGAAGGCATTATATAAAGATTATAGTATACAAGAAATCATGACAAATTCATTAAAAGATCGAAAGTTTTACCCGTGGTTAGTAGTAGGTTTATTATGGGGAGTAGCATTACTCAATTATATGGACAGACAAATGCTCAGTACCATGAAAGATTCTATGCAGATAGATATCACCGAGCTACAATCCGCTACCAATTTCGGGCGCTTGATGTCTATTTTCCTATGGATATATGGCTTGCTTAGTCCTTTTGCAGGAGCCATTGCAGATCGCATCAATCGTAAATGGCTCATCGTAGGTAGTATCTTCGTTTGGTCATTTGTCACTTATCTCATGGGTGTAGCCACTACCTTCAATCAAGTACTTATCCTCCGCGCCTTAATGGGCGTAAGTGAGGCTCTGTACATCCCGGCAGGGCTATCGCTAATTGCGGACTATCATACCAACAAAAGTCGATCACTTGCCGTAGGCATCCACATGACAGGACTGTATACCGGTCAGGCCATAGGAGGATTTGGAGCTACTATAGCCGCTGCATATTCATGGCACGCCACCTTCCATATCTTTGGATTGGTAGGTATGGTATATGCCTTAATCCTGATAGCTTTACTTTACGAAAAACCCCGCCCTGTATTGCAAACGATCATAAATGACAAGCACAAGACTTCCAACATGAGTATACTCCGTGGATTTGGGATGCTCTTTTCCAATATTGCTTTCTGGGCTATTCTTATCTACTTCGCAGTACCCAGCCTTCCGGGATGGGCTACCAAGAACTGGCTCCCCACTCTTTTTGCCGAGAAGCTTAATATCCCCATGTCCGAAGCCGGTCCCATATCCACCATTACCATTGCGGCATCATCATTCGTAGGAGTTATATTGGGAGGTACCTTATCCGATCGTTGGGTGCAAAAAAATCTCAGAGGCCGTATCTATACCGGAGCTATCGGGCTTGCACTCACTATTCCGTCTCTGATATTACTGGGGCTTGGCAATCACCTTATGCTTATCATCATGGCGGGAGTACTGTTTGGTGTAGGTTTCGGAATGTTCGATGCCAATAACATGCCTATCCTGTGTCAGTTTATCCCATCACGACTTCGTGCCACAGCATACGGTATCATGAACATGACAGGAGTTTTTGCAGGGGCTTTTGTGACACAGATGCTCGGCAAATGGACAGATGGAGGCAACCTCGGCTTGGGCTTTGCATGGCTTGGTGCCATAGTAGCGGTAGCTCTCCTGATCCAACTTTACTTCCTGCGCCCCACCACAGATAACATGGAATAAGAGATGTACAGATCGAGGGAGCTACTTGCGTTATGTTGCATTTTTATATTGAATCTTTCAGTCGCATTGTCGACAACAAAGATTCAAGCCCCTCTCTTGCCCTATCCTCAATACCTTCAGACAATGCCGGGGAAGCTGCATCTTCAGGAGTTTATTTCCGTTTGGTGCAATGATGAGCTATTTGGGAAAGAATGTGAAAAGTTTTTTGAGAATTACGGATTCCACATATCACAGCACCAAAAAGCGACCCGCATCAGCATACGTAAGACAGCGAAGTTGGACACAGTGCCTCACTATGCACAACATGAAGGCTACTATCTAAGCATCCTTCCACAAGGGATCGTTATAGAGGCGGCAGATAAAAGAGGGTTGCTACGTGCAGTACAAACGCTAAGTCAGTGGAAAGAAATATACGGATACCAACTGCCGTGTATTGACATTACCGACTGGCCGGCCTTCGAATACAGAGGGGTCATGCAGGATGTGGCACGCTACTATATCCCAATGCAGGAATTAAAGAAGCAGATACGTCTATTATCACGTTTCAAATACAATTACTTTCATCTCCATCTCACCGAAGATATCTCCTGGCGTATACAAAGTCATATCTATCCACAGCTCAATGAACCCCGAGTAACACTACGCCAAGCAGGGAAATACTATACTTTGGACGAACTATCTGACCTTGCCAATTATTGCACCCAATATGGAATGACTCTACTGCCCGAGATAGATATGCCGGGGCACAGCCAAGCATTTACATCAGCTCTGGGTTTCCCTATGCAAAGCGAGCAAGGCAAGGCGGCTCTTAAGGCCTTACTCACAGAGTTTCTGGACAAGGTAAAAGTCCCCATACTCCATATAGGAACTGATGAGGTGAAGTTTACCGACCCTTCTTTTGTAAACGAAATGGTAGCATTTATCCGAGGAAAAGGTGTAAAAGCTTGGTCATGGAATCCCGGTTGGAGCTATAAACCGGGAGAGATAGACGGAGTACAACTTTGGAGTGCATGGGGAAAACCCATATCCTGCACTCCTGCCATAGATTCACGCTATTATTATCTCAATCACTTCGATCTCTTCGGTGATCTTGTAGCTCTATTCAATAGTAAGATAGGAGGCTACAATAACCAGGAAAACGAGGAGAATATTATCGGAGGTGAGATAGCTGTATGGAATGACAGGATACCGCAGTCACTACAAGCAATATGGAAAGAGAATGCCTTTTACCCCAACGCACTTGTCTTTGCTGAAAGATCTTGGAGAGGCGGAGGGTATGATTATTTCAGAACCTATGGTACCAACCTCCCGATAAAGCCCAATGATAGTAGGCTGGCAGACTTTAGATCGCTCGAAAACCGTATGCTCTGTCATGCTGCACACTCACTTCGTGATGAAAGCTTCCCTTATGTAAAACAATCGGATATATTGTGGCGTGTCACGGAGCAATTTCCCAACGCAGGAGATGTGAGTCAATCATTTCCGCCGGAGAAAGAGATTAAGAATACCTATTCTTATCAAGGTAAAAGCTACACTACCCGTCTCGCTCGGGGTGCCGGCATCTATCTGCGCCATACATGGGGTAGTCTGGTAAAAAGCTTACTGGAACATCCGCACCCTAATAGTACTGTTTATGCCTATACATATATCTACAGCTATAAAGCACAGGAAGTAGGCGCATGGATTGAATTTCAGAACTATTCTCGATCAGAAAAAGATATGCCTCCACCACTCAGGCAGTGGGACTATAGGGGGAGTAGCATACGTGTCAATGGTGAGTATATACAGCCTCCTCAATGGATCAATTCAACTAAAAGTGCTGATAACGAACATCCCTTGACAAATGAGAATGCATGCTCACGCCCTCCTGCAAAGATTTATCTCAAAAAGGGGTGGAACGAATTCCTGATAAAGTTGCCTGTAAGAGAATTTACCACTCCTGAGATCCGACTGGTAAAATGGATGTTTACCTTCGTTTGCGTAACTCCCGATGGAGGTAAGGTCGCCGAAAATATTATTTATTCACCGGATAAGGATGAATCACTTATCTTTGGGAATACTGAAAACTATAAAAGCACGATGAACCTATAGCCTATGGTGCAACACTCTAGACTGAGAAATAATAATGTATAAATCAATAAAACTAATCGTAATATAATCATGATAGTAGCCAGCTTGAGGGATAGTGCCCGTTACGAATCACTGCACCCTCTTTTCAAAGATGCATTTGAATATATAAAGAACAACGACTTGCTCCACCACGAACTCGGGCGTATTGAGATCAAAGGCAATGACCTTTTTATCAACAACGTAAACCCTGACAGCATGAAACAAGAAGACCAGCTCATGGAGGTACATGAAGATTATCTGGACATCCACATCCTACTCGAAGGCAAAGAGCGCATCGGCTGGAAGCCAACTTTCAATTGTACCAAGCCCAAAGGAGAATTTGATCACGAGAATGACTATATCCTTTACTACGACGAGCCCTCGGCCTATGTAGATCTGTGTCCGGGACAATTCGCCATCGTATACCCCGAAGATGCACATGCACCACTCATAGGTCAAGGGAAAATACGTAAGCTCATTGTCAAAGTAAAATTATAAATCCGACACATCCTCCATCCCCTATATCTTATGAATAAAAAACTAAGCCGGATCCTGATTTATATCCTCCCACTAGTATTCTTACCCGGTGTGATAGCATGTTGTATGAGCTGCAGTCGTGCACAAAGCGCTGATGTAAGCCAAGCCAACTTACATGAAGTAGTGAGCATCATGCCTGATACGGCTTATGCAAAAGGGGTATCAGGTTGTTTTGCAGGGAGTGTCAAGGACTATATACTCATAGCGGGAGGGTGCAACTTTCCCGCTATCCCAGCAGCGGAGGGTGGACAAAAGATTTTTTACCGGCAGATCTACAAAGGCGCACTGCATAGTGACACCATTGTATGGAACAAGGTAGGCGAGTTGCCCTACGACATAGCCTACGGAGCTACGGTAAGCAACGGTAAAGAACTTATTCTCATCGGAGGTAAGACTGTAGGCAAGGCTATCCGTGATGTATGGCGTATGCGACTTAACAAGGAGGGACAGGCTATACTAGACTCCCTCCCCCCATTACCATTTACCTTTGACAATGGATCAGCGTCTCTATACAAAGGGTATATATATGTAGTAGCCGGCAATCAGGATGATGTACCGTCAAAGGCTACATGGAGGCTTGATTTGAACAAAATGCAGGCTGGCTGGCGCCGACTTAGTGATCTGCCGGGAAAAACGCGAGTGCAACCGGTGTCCGCAGTATGCGATAGTCGCCTCTTTGTCATGGGAGGATTCGACGGGGGTAACGGATCCTTGCCACCGACTCTGTCTCTCGATGCCTATTCCTTAGACCTATCAGTGGGAGACTCCTCACAAACATGGCAGGTAGTACCCGCCCCTACAAATCAAGACACTCTCGTTTCAGTGGGGGGAGGATGTGCCGTGACTACGGGGCACAACATCTTATGCTTTGGAGGTGTGAACAAGGATATCTTTATGGAGGCTTTGGATAGAATATACAAACTTCAGACAGACTCTGTGAATGTATCCAACCTCGATTCTCTCAAAGAGGTACAGAGCATATATCTGAAACATCCCGTATCATGGTATCGTTTCAACCCCTACTTATTAGCCTACAAAGCCCAATCGGCAACATGGAAAACCTGTGCACACGATGCCCATAAACTATCACGGGCTGGAGCCACAGCCGTAAAAATAGACGATCACAATATACTGGTCATCAACGGTGAGATCAAACCCGGTATACGCACCCCTATGATAGTCCGCATAAGTATACCCTAAGAAAACATTTCTCCACAAAAGACGAGTACCCCCCTCACTATAAATAAGTAGGTATTCTCAATTACTCTCCTGAGCCTATTATACGGACATGGGGGATGGTGATACATGTCATTATTCTTTGTCATAGATGAATTCTTTATGAAAAACACAAGAAAAAATCATCATTTATGGGTATTGCAACAGGTGACTAAAATATTGTAATATTGCAATCATGTGTGAAATTTTTCAGTACGACTGTCGTCTAAAAAGATTACTCATATCGCTCAATGATACTTCGCAAAAGCAAAACCAAGGACGCTATTAGACTGGATGAGCATGAGCAGATAACTCAGTTACCTTTCATTCTTGTTTCTCCGGAGTACAAGATAGACGTTATAACCGGATTCCTTCAAGGCTTTCCTAACGGCACTTCGTTCACACCTATTTGATTGATAAGAGGGAAATGTCGCCATTGTAAAATAATGGATAAATAATCACACTTACCCACACTATGAATGTAAAAAACAAAATACAAAACCTAAACAAATATGAATAGAACAACTTACAGACAACTAATGATAACCGGATATATCGGGTTACTGGGGAGCTTGCTCATGTTTGCCGGCGACATGTTACTGTACTTTACCTCAAAGCCTGTAGACAACATCGAACAAGAGATACTATCCAATATGGGAGGTGTTCCGCTCGGCAGGATGTATGCGGGAGGATTGGTCGGCCCGTTAGCAGTATGCATGTATCTGATCGGATTTTATCATCTTTACCTCGCCGTAAGGGAGCCACAAAAAATGATGGCAAAGATCATGCTTGCCATCCTCTGCATCGCCATCATAATTGGAGGTACCTACCACGCATTTTTTCCCGCTTTCGGCATTGTGGCAAGACAAGGACATCCGGAGCTGATAGATCCGCTGATGAACTACGCCGCATATTTAGGCATCGGGATGTTTATATTAGTAGGAATAGGCTTGCTAATATTCGCCGGCATAGTTCTGGCTAAAAAGACTATCTATCCGCGTTGGATAGTAATTGTAAACCCTATGGTTACATTATGGCTGGGCTTTTTGTGGCAATATCTGCCACAGCCTTATCTCATGATAATAGGAGGAGGCTGGAACAGCTTGGTCTTCGGGCTGCTCCTGGCTGCATCATTGATTGTTTTGAGAGTAAACAGAAATAATCTTGTAAATGAATCAACACCAATTACAGAAGTGTAACAAACAATATGCATGAGAAAAACGGATGATTGTATAAAAACAGAATGCCGGAGAAGAAGGGAGTAACCCATCAGGGTAAAAGGAGACTGTTGCAAAAGTCAACAGTCTTGTGGATTTTGTAGGCAAAGCCGACAAAAGACACTTTGACCGGGCAGAGAAGGTAAAGTGCAAGGCGCTAAGAGTGAGTGCACAGGGAGTTTACTTCAGGTAAATGACCAAGCGCGAATCTCGCAAGCAACGAAGCAATTGGCCTGCTATGCAACGGTCTCAAAAGATACAGATTGATTGGCTAAGAGATTTATTAGCTATCACCCTAGGGCTTTTCAGTAAGGAAAGCGCGAGTGAAAATTCTATCGTACACGGACGACTGACCTATCCTATACGGACAACCGTTTTATCGTACACGGACCAAGGTTTTATCGTATACGGACGACTGACTTTGTACGACAAAACGGTTGTCCGTATAGGCTGAAATTTCAGAGGTGGTAATTGGGGTAGTAATTTTGATGATGATGTCTCTTCTTTTAGCGGTATCAGAAAAATATCCATCAGATATTTGCGGAGACTATGTGCATTGAATATCTTTTGCTACCCAATATAAAAAGGACTGCTTATCAA includes the following:
- a CDS encoding MFS transporter; translated protein: MKDSMQIDITELQSATNFGRLMSIFLWIYGLLSPFAGAIADRINRKWLIVGSIFVWSFVTYLMGVATTFNQVLILRALMGVSEALYIPAGLSLIADYHTNKSRSLAVGIHMTGLYTGQAIGGFGATIAAAYSWHATFHIFGLVGMVYALILIALLYEKPRPVLQTIINDKHKTSNMSILRGFGMLFSNIAFWAILIYFAVPSLPGWATKNWLPTLFAEKLNIPMSEAGPISTITIAASSFVGVILGGTLSDRWVQKNLRGRIYTGAIGLALTIPSLILLGLGNHLMLIIMAGVLFGVGFGMFDANNMPILCQFIPSRLRATAYGIMNMTGVFAGAFVTQMLGKWTDGGNLGLGFAWLGAIVAVALLIQLYFLRPTTDNME
- a CDS encoding family 20 glycosylhydrolase, encoding MYRSRELLALCCIFILNLSVALSTTKIQAPLLPYPQYLQTMPGKLHLQEFISVWCNDELFGKECEKFFENYGFHISQHQKATRISIRKTAKLDTVPHYAQHEGYYLSILPQGIVIEAADKRGLLRAVQTLSQWKEIYGYQLPCIDITDWPAFEYRGVMQDVARYYIPMQELKKQIRLLSRFKYNYFHLHLTEDISWRIQSHIYPQLNEPRVTLRQAGKYYTLDELSDLANYCTQYGMTLLPEIDMPGHSQAFTSALGFPMQSEQGKAALKALLTEFLDKVKVPILHIGTDEVKFTDPSFVNEMVAFIRGKGVKAWSWNPGWSYKPGEIDGVQLWSAWGKPISCTPAIDSRYYYLNHFDLFGDLVALFNSKIGGYNNQENEENIIGGEIAVWNDRIPQSLQAIWKENAFYPNALVFAERSWRGGGYDYFRTYGTNLPIKPNDSRLADFRSLENRMLCHAAHSLRDESFPYVKQSDILWRVTEQFPNAGDVSQSFPPEKEIKNTYSYQGKSYTTRLARGAGIYLRHTWGSLVKSLLEHPHPNSTVYAYTYIYSYKAQEVGAWIEFQNYSRSEKDMPPPLRQWDYRGSSIRVNGEYIQPPQWINSTKSADNEHPLTNENACSRPPAKIYLKKGWNEFLIKLPVREFTTPEIRLVKWMFTFVCVTPDGGKVAENIIYSPDKDESLIFGNTENYKSTMNL
- a CDS encoding YhcH/YjgK/YiaL family protein translates to MIVASLRDSARYESLHPLFKDAFEYIKNNDLLHHELGRIEIKGNDLFINNVNPDSMKQEDQLMEVHEDYLDIHILLEGKERIGWKPTFNCTKPKGEFDHENDYILYYDEPSAYVDLCPGQFAIVYPEDAHAPLIGQGKIRKLIVKVKL
- a CDS encoding cyclically-permuted mutarotase family protein: MNKKLSRILIYILPLVFLPGVIACCMSCSRAQSADVSQANLHEVVSIMPDTAYAKGVSGCFAGSVKDYILIAGGCNFPAIPAAEGGQKIFYRQIYKGALHSDTIVWNKVGELPYDIAYGATVSNGKELILIGGKTVGKAIRDVWRMRLNKEGQAILDSLPPLPFTFDNGSASLYKGYIYVVAGNQDDVPSKATWRLDLNKMQAGWRRLSDLPGKTRVQPVSAVCDSRLFVMGGFDGGNGSLPPTLSLDAYSLDLSVGDSSQTWQVVPAPTNQDTLVSVGGGCAVTTGHNILCFGGVNKDIFMEALDRIYKLQTDSVNVSNLDSLKEVQSIYLKHPVSWYRFNPYLLAYKAQSATWKTCAHDAHKLSRAGATAVKIDDHNILVINGEIKPGIRTPMIVRISIP
- a CDS encoding DUF6796 family protein, coding for MNRTTYRQLMITGYIGLLGSLLMFAGDMLLYFTSKPVDNIEQEILSNMGGVPLGRMYAGGLVGPLAVCMYLIGFYHLYLAVREPQKMMAKIMLAILCIAIIIGGTYHAFFPAFGIVARQGHPELIDPLMNYAAYLGIGMFILVGIGLLIFAGIVLAKKTIYPRWIVIVNPMVTLWLGFLWQYLPQPYLMIIGGGWNSLVFGLLLAASLIVLRVNRNNLVNESTPITEV